One region of Anaeromyxobacter paludicola genomic DNA includes:
- a CDS encoding cation-translocating P-type ATPase — protein sequence MAPPPQPWALPVDALLRQLGTAPSGLSDEEARRRLGRAGPNALPEPRGRPAALLLLDQVTHFMALLLWVAGGLAFAARTPDLGWAIWAVVCVNGAFSYWQERRAERALQALQERLPLDARAWRSGRLLVVPSRELVPGDVVELAEGDRVCADARLLSAESLRLDLSLLTGESEPVERRPSPGEPGERASDAAGVAFAGSSVVSGRARGVVYATGAATELGQVARLTARVKPAPSTLAAQVAAVVRMITALAVAMGLAVFLLSRTLLDVPAQEGLLFAIGIVVANVPEGLLPTITLALALAVQRMARRRVLVRRLPAIETLSAVSVICTDKTGTLTLNRMAVREAFLPGAGWRRVTPGEDPGPALRFLLTAAALCTEAGALPGAGLDGGVRDAMDAALLAAWREAAGPGAAPLDAVATRLRELPFDPARRRMTVLARWAGAAPFAPGAGVVLTKGAPLELLDRCGRLLEGGRAAPLDAAARAALRAENDRLAARGYRMLGVAFREGPASLAETAPEEVERELTFAGLLAIADPPRPGVSRAVETCRRAGIAVTMVTGDYGVTAAAVAREVGMVGERARVVSGAELAALDEAGLRALLGGGGELVFARVLPDQKLRLVRAYQALGHVVAVTGDGVNDAPALKAAHVGIAMGASGTDVARAAADLVLLDDDFASIVTAVEEGRAIFQNLRKFLAYILASNVPEIVPYLAMVALRIPPALTILQILGIDLGTDMVPALALGGEPPEPGLMDRPPRPAGARLLDRELLARAYLRLGLVQAAASMAVFLGMLTLAGLTLAELQRLAPALLARAADPGATRAYQAATTGALAAIVLCQAGNLFACRSERLSAFAPHARNRLRWLGLASEAALLLAIVYAPSFQHVFGTAPLPAGVWAATLVGPVALLAVDEAWKWMGARRAGQRPRRSPGPRGSPAQPGPAL from the coding sequence GTGGCGCCTCCGCCACAGCCCTGGGCGCTCCCGGTGGACGCCCTGCTCCGGCAGCTCGGCACCGCGCCCTCCGGCCTGTCCGACGAGGAGGCGCGGCGCCGGCTCGGACGGGCCGGCCCCAACGCCCTGCCGGAGCCCAGGGGGCGCCCCGCCGCGCTCCTGCTCCTCGACCAGGTGACCCACTTCATGGCCCTCCTGCTCTGGGTCGCGGGCGGGCTCGCCTTCGCCGCGCGCACGCCCGACCTGGGCTGGGCCATCTGGGCGGTGGTCTGCGTGAACGGGGCGTTCAGCTACTGGCAGGAGCGCCGCGCGGAGCGGGCGCTGCAGGCGCTCCAGGAACGGCTGCCGCTCGACGCGCGCGCCTGGCGGAGCGGCCGGCTCCTGGTGGTGCCGTCGCGCGAGCTCGTCCCCGGGGACGTGGTCGAGCTGGCCGAGGGCGACCGGGTGTGCGCCGACGCCCGCCTGCTCTCGGCCGAGTCCCTCCGGCTCGACCTCTCGCTCCTCACCGGTGAATCGGAGCCGGTCGAGCGGCGGCCGAGCCCGGGCGAGCCCGGCGAGCGGGCGTCGGACGCGGCAGGGGTCGCGTTCGCCGGCTCGAGCGTGGTCTCGGGGCGCGCCCGCGGCGTGGTGTACGCCACCGGGGCCGCGACCGAGCTCGGGCAGGTGGCCCGGCTCACCGCCCGGGTCAAGCCGGCCCCGAGCACCCTCGCCGCGCAGGTGGCGGCGGTGGTCCGGATGATCACCGCGCTCGCCGTGGCGATGGGGCTCGCCGTCTTCCTCCTCTCGCGCACGCTCCTCGACGTCCCGGCGCAGGAGGGGCTGCTCTTCGCGATCGGCATCGTCGTCGCCAACGTGCCGGAGGGGCTCCTGCCGACCATCACCCTCGCGCTGGCCCTGGCGGTGCAGCGGATGGCGCGCCGCCGGGTGCTGGTCCGCCGCCTGCCGGCCATCGAGACCCTGAGCGCGGTCTCGGTCATCTGCACCGACAAGACCGGGACCCTGACGCTCAACCGGATGGCGGTGCGGGAGGCCTTCCTGCCCGGCGCGGGCTGGCGCCGCGTGACGCCCGGCGAGGACCCGGGCCCCGCGCTCCGGTTCCTCCTCACCGCCGCCGCGCTCTGCACGGAGGCGGGCGCCCTCCCCGGCGCCGGCCTCGACGGCGGGGTCCGCGACGCCATGGACGCGGCGCTGCTCGCGGCGTGGCGCGAGGCGGCCGGGCCCGGCGCCGCCCCCCTCGACGCCGTCGCGACGCGCCTGCGCGAGCTCCCCTTCGACCCGGCCCGCCGCCGCATGACCGTCCTCGCGCGCTGGGCCGGCGCGGCGCCGTTCGCGCCCGGCGCCGGGGTGGTCCTCACCAAGGGGGCGCCGCTCGAGCTGCTCGACCGCTGCGGCCGGCTCCTGGAGGGCGGGCGCGCGGCGCCGCTCGACGCCGCAGCCCGCGCCGCGCTGCGGGCGGAGAACGACCGGCTCGCCGCCCGCGGCTACCGGATGCTCGGGGTCGCCTTCCGCGAGGGGCCCGCCTCGTTGGCCGAGACCGCGCCGGAGGAGGTGGAGCGGGAGCTCACCTTCGCCGGGCTGCTCGCCATCGCCGACCCGCCCCGGCCCGGCGTCTCGCGGGCGGTCGAGACCTGCCGGCGCGCCGGGATCGCGGTCACCATGGTGACCGGCGACTACGGCGTGACCGCGGCGGCCGTGGCGCGCGAGGTGGGCATGGTGGGCGAGCGCGCCCGGGTGGTGAGCGGCGCCGAGCTGGCCGCGCTCGACGAGGCCGGGCTGCGCGCGCTGCTGGGCGGCGGCGGCGAGCTGGTCTTCGCGCGCGTGCTGCCGGACCAGAAGCTGCGGCTCGTCCGGGCCTACCAGGCCCTCGGGCACGTGGTGGCGGTCACCGGGGACGGCGTGAACGACGCCCCGGCGCTCAAGGCCGCGCACGTCGGCATCGCCATGGGCGCGAGCGGGACCGACGTCGCCCGCGCCGCCGCCGACCTCGTGCTCCTCGACGACGACTTCGCGAGCATCGTCACGGCAGTCGAGGAGGGGCGCGCCATCTTCCAGAACCTCCGCAAGTTCCTCGCCTACATCCTCGCCTCGAACGTCCCAGAGATCGTGCCGTACCTCGCGATGGTGGCGCTCCGGATCCCGCCGGCGCTCACCATCCTGCAGATCCTCGGGATCGACCTCGGCACCGACATGGTGCCGGCGCTCGCGCTCGGCGGCGAGCCGCCCGAGCCCGGGCTGATGGACCGGCCGCCGCGGCCCGCCGGGGCCCGCCTCCTCGACCGCGAGCTCCTGGCGCGCGCCTACCTGCGGCTCGGGCTGGTGCAGGCGGCGGCGAGCATGGCCGTGTTCCTGGGGATGCTCACCCTCGCCGGCCTCACGCTGGCGGAGCTGCAGCGGCTCGCGCCGGCCCTCCTCGCGCGCGCCGCCGATCCCGGCGCCACGCGGGCCTACCAGGCGGCCACCACCGGCGCCCTCGCGGCCATCGTCCTCTGCCAGGCGGGGAACCTGTTCGCCTGCCGGTCGGAGCGCCTCAGCGCCTTCGCGCCCCACGCGCGGAACCGGCTGCGCTGGCTGGGGCTCGCGAGCGAGGCGGCCCTCCTCCTCGCGATCGTGTACGCGCCCTCCTTCCAGCACGTCTTCGGGACGGCGCCCCTGCCGGCCGGTGTCTGGGCCGCGACCCTGGTGGGGCCCGTGGCGCTGCTGGCCGTGGACGAGGCCTGGAAGTGGATGGGCGCGCGCCGCGCGGGCCAGCGGCCGCGGCGGAGCCCGGGACCGCGCGGCAGCCCCGCGCAGCCCGGTCCCGCGCTCTGA
- a CDS encoding amino acid ABC transporter ATP-binding protein, translating to MDVVTVEHLSKSYGDLRVLSDLSFSVHQGEVLAIIGPSGSGKSTLLRAITHLETATSGTIAIAGTPIVKDGVYADAATLRGALLKLGLVFQDFNLFPHFSVLRNVTEAQVRVLGRKKAEARDRALSLLDKMGLAGKADAYPCELSGGQKQRVSIARALALDPQVLLFDEPTSALDPELTGEILKVIRALAAEKMTMVVVTHEMHFARDVADRAMLIDGGVVVEEGPARELIDNPRNERTRAFLRRFSQGGPG from the coding sequence ATGGACGTCGTCACCGTCGAGCACCTGTCGAAGTCCTACGGCGACCTCCGGGTGCTGTCGGACCTCTCCTTCTCGGTGCACCAGGGCGAGGTGCTCGCCATCATCGGCCCGTCGGGCTCGGGCAAGTCCACGCTCCTGCGCGCCATCACGCACCTCGAGACGGCGACGAGCGGCACCATCGCCATCGCCGGCACGCCCATCGTGAAGGACGGGGTCTACGCCGACGCGGCCACCTTGCGCGGGGCGCTCCTGAAGCTCGGCCTGGTGTTCCAGGACTTCAACCTGTTCCCGCACTTCTCGGTGCTCCGGAACGTCACCGAGGCGCAGGTGCGGGTGCTCGGGCGCAAGAAGGCCGAGGCGCGCGACCGCGCCCTCTCGCTGCTCGACAAGATGGGGCTCGCGGGCAAGGCCGACGCCTATCCCTGCGAGCTCTCCGGCGGCCAGAAGCAGCGCGTCTCCATCGCGCGCGCCCTGGCGCTCGACCCGCAGGTCCTCCTCTTCGACGAGCCGACGAGCGCCCTCGACCCGGAGCTGACCGGCGAGATCCTGAAGGTCATCCGGGCCCTCGCGGCCGAGAAGATGACGATGGTGGTGGTCACCCACGAGATGCACTTCGCCCGCGACGTCGCCGACCGCGCCATGCTCATCGACGGCGGCGTCGTCGTGGAGGAGGGGCCGGCGCGGGAGCTCATCGACAACCCCCGGAACGAGCGGACCCGGGCCTTCCTGCGGCGGTTCTCGCAGGGGGGACCGGGCTGA
- a CDS encoding amino acid ABC transporter permease: MTKMLGAMAEGSVVSLEVFFLTLALALPLALPIALGRMSSSRLVRGPVHAYILVMRGTPLILQLLFVYFAPYYLFESSYDRFTAAIVAFTINYAAYFAEIYRGGIQSIPKGQYEAAKVLGFGRADTFFRIVLPQVVKRILPATANEVITLVKDTALAQTIGVAELFRVAQNASARQFSTTPIFIAGAFYFVMNWAVSELFLRLERKLAYYH, from the coding sequence ATGACGAAGATGCTGGGGGCGATGGCCGAGGGGTCCGTCGTCTCGCTCGAGGTCTTCTTCCTGACCCTCGCGCTGGCGCTGCCGCTGGCCCTGCCGATCGCGCTCGGACGGATGTCGTCCAGCCGGCTCGTGCGCGGCCCGGTGCACGCCTACATCCTCGTGATGCGCGGGACGCCGCTCATCCTGCAGCTCCTCTTCGTCTACTTCGCGCCGTACTACCTCTTCGAGTCCTCGTACGACCGCTTCACGGCGGCCATCGTGGCCTTCACGATCAACTATGCCGCCTACTTCGCCGAGATCTACCGCGGCGGCATCCAGTCGATCCCGAAGGGCCAGTACGAGGCGGCCAAGGTGCTCGGCTTCGGCCGGGCCGACACCTTCTTCCGGATCGTCCTGCCGCAGGTGGTGAAGCGGATCCTGCCGGCCACCGCCAACGAGGTGATCACGCTCGTGAAGGACACCGCGCTCGCCCAGACCATCGGCGTCGCCGAGCTCTTCCGGGTGGCGCAGAACGCCTCGGCCCGGCAGTTCTCCACCACGCCCATCTTCATCGCCGGGGCCTTCTACTTCGTCATGAACTGGGCGGTCTCCGAGCTCTTCCTCCGCCTCGAGCGGAAGCTCGCCTACTACCACTGA
- a CDS encoding amino acid ABC transporter substrate-binding protein yields MKRILLAALCLVALQSRALAADGSLQAVKQKGKLVLGLDDSFPPMGFRNESNQIVGYDIDLAKEVAKRLGVQLVPQPIDWNAKEQELNTHKIDCIWNGFTITDERKQAMAFTKPYLRNAQVVVVKKGSPFTTLASLKGKKVGLQAGSSAANALDAAPAFKKSLKEVVEFKDNLTALMDLEARGVDAVVMDLILANDNIQRSKKALVVLPESLSPEVFGVGFRKNDLALRDGVQGALEAMRKDGTLAKITTQWFGSDISVVGK; encoded by the coding sequence ATGAAGAGGATCCTCCTCGCCGCGCTCTGCCTCGTCGCCCTCCAGTCCCGCGCCCTCGCCGCCGACGGCTCGCTCCAGGCCGTGAAGCAGAAGGGCAAGCTCGTCCTCGGCCTCGACGACTCCTTCCCGCCCATGGGCTTCCGGAACGAGTCGAACCAGATCGTCGGCTACGACATCGACCTCGCGAAGGAGGTCGCGAAGCGGCTCGGCGTGCAGCTCGTCCCCCAGCCGATCGACTGGAACGCGAAGGAGCAGGAGCTCAACACCCACAAGATCGACTGCATCTGGAACGGCTTCACCATCACCGACGAGCGGAAGCAGGCGATGGCCTTCACGAAGCCCTACCTGCGCAACGCCCAGGTGGTGGTGGTGAAGAAGGGCTCGCCGTTCACCACGCTCGCCAGCCTCAAGGGCAAGAAGGTGGGGCTCCAGGCCGGCTCCTCGGCCGCCAACGCCCTCGACGCGGCGCCGGCGTTCAAGAAGTCGCTGAAGGAGGTGGTCGAGTTCAAGGACAACCTCACCGCGCTCATGGACCTCGAGGCCCGCGGCGTGGACGCGGTGGTGATGGACCTCATCCTCGCCAACGACAACATCCAGCGCTCGAAGAAGGCCCTCGTGGTCCTCCCCGAGTCGCTCTCGCCCGAGGTCTTCGGCGTCGGCTTCCGCAAGAACGACCTCGCCCTCCGCGACGGCGTGCAGGGCGCGCTCGAGGCGATGCGCAAGGACGGCACGCTCGCGAAGATCACGACCCAGTGGTTCGGGTCGGACATCTCCGTCGTCGGCAAGTAG
- a CDS encoding mechanosensitive ion channel domain-containing protein: MKASRWLLLAGALALSGTVAGLWSTRAPAPATSKDAATRPASGATGPAPNRPRVVDMSPLLTARRVAALATTPEEQELARQAERLADHSVDLAFVDAMRRAVDEQPPPTPEVRELAARKSKARAAVEAGEQRVAQLTREAAAASPEDKEQRLDEVEVARAQLELDRDELGAASDALERAGGDPQARIKRLKEAYEAAQKEPRAAAAVASGGPPASLVGKLRAWSDQRAAIGQLAQAQREAREKAQLLGGWKQRLAAQLQPGAPPPAGGVAPPAAAIHRRLGVIAQRIQNQQDLADVYADWASLAEARARSVLHALLVGVLLALLVLAATFGASLLLDRALRRKEGDEFRRSTLRTVAKAAVQLAGVLVVLFMLLGVPAQATTILGLAGAGLTVAMKDFIVAFFGWFILMGRNGIRVGDWVEINGVGGEVAEIGLLRTVLLETGSWSDAGHPTGRRVSFVNSFAIERHFFNFSTSGQWMWDELRVLIPLGQDPYPIIDGVQKLARQETAANAKLAEQEWLKATTKYRVRTFSAEPGINVIPTSSGVEVDVRYITRAFERHDSRRRLYDAIIALMHGKRTSGEVVGAA, encoded by the coding sequence ATGAAAGCAAGCAGATGGCTCCTCCTCGCCGGGGCGCTCGCGCTCTCGGGAACCGTGGCCGGGCTCTGGTCCACCCGCGCCCCCGCGCCGGCCACGAGCAAGGACGCGGCGACCCGCCCGGCCAGCGGCGCCACCGGGCCGGCGCCAAACCGCCCGCGGGTGGTGGACATGAGCCCGCTCCTCACCGCCCGGCGCGTGGCCGCCCTGGCCACCACGCCCGAGGAGCAGGAGCTGGCGCGGCAGGCCGAGCGGCTGGCCGACCACTCGGTCGATCTCGCGTTCGTGGACGCCATGCGGCGCGCGGTGGACGAGCAGCCGCCCCCCACGCCGGAGGTCCGCGAGCTCGCGGCCCGCAAGTCGAAGGCCCGGGCGGCGGTGGAGGCCGGCGAGCAGCGGGTGGCGCAGCTCACCCGGGAGGCCGCCGCCGCCTCGCCGGAGGACAAGGAGCAGCGGCTCGACGAGGTGGAGGTGGCCCGGGCGCAGCTCGAGCTCGATCGCGACGAGCTCGGCGCGGCCTCGGATGCGCTCGAGCGCGCCGGCGGCGATCCCCAGGCCCGCATCAAGCGGCTCAAGGAGGCCTACGAGGCGGCGCAGAAGGAGCCGCGCGCGGCGGCGGCGGTCGCGTCCGGCGGTCCGCCAGCCAGCCTGGTCGGGAAGCTCCGGGCCTGGTCCGACCAGCGCGCCGCCATCGGCCAGCTCGCCCAGGCCCAGCGCGAGGCGCGCGAGAAGGCCCAGCTGCTCGGCGGCTGGAAGCAGCGGCTCGCGGCCCAGCTGCAGCCGGGGGCGCCCCCGCCGGCGGGAGGGGTCGCGCCTCCGGCCGCCGCCATCCATCGCCGGCTCGGGGTGATCGCCCAGCGCATCCAGAACCAGCAGGACCTCGCCGACGTCTACGCCGACTGGGCGTCGCTCGCCGAGGCGCGCGCCCGGAGCGTGCTGCACGCGCTCCTCGTCGGCGTGCTCCTCGCGCTCCTGGTGCTCGCCGCCACCTTCGGGGCGAGCCTCCTCCTCGACCGCGCGCTCCGGCGCAAGGAGGGGGACGAGTTCCGGCGGAGCACCCTGCGCACGGTCGCGAAGGCGGCGGTCCAGCTCGCGGGCGTCCTGGTGGTGCTCTTCATGCTCCTCGGCGTCCCGGCGCAGGCCACCACCATCCTCGGCCTCGCCGGCGCCGGCCTGACGGTCGCGATGAAGGACTTCATCGTCGCCTTCTTCGGCTGGTTCATCCTCATGGGCCGCAACGGCATCCGCGTGGGCGACTGGGTCGAGATCAACGGGGTGGGCGGGGAGGTGGCCGAGATCGGGCTGCTCCGCACGGTGCTCCTCGAGACCGGGAGCTGGAGCGACGCGGGCCACCCGACCGGCCGCCGCGTCTCCTTCGTGAACAGCTTCGCGATCGAGCGCCACTTCTTCAACTTCTCCACCTCGGGGCAGTGGATGTGGGACGAGCTGCGCGTGCTCATCCCGCTCGGCCAGGACCCGTACCCGATCATCGACGGGGTGCAGAAGCTGGCGCGGCAGGAGACGGCGGCGAACGCCAAGCTCGCCGAGCAGGAGTGGCTCAAGGCGACCACCAAGTACCGGGTGCGCACCTTCTCGGCCGAGCCCGGGATCAACGTCATCCCGACCAGCAGCGGGGTGGAGGTGGACGTCCGCTACATCACCCGCGCCTTCGAGCGGCACGACAGCCGTCGGCGCCTGTACGACGCCATCATCGCGCTGATGCACGGCAAGCGGACCAGCGGCGAGGTGGTCGGGGCGGCCTGA
- a CDS encoding VOC family protein, which produces MASANVGSFVWYEHLTRDVPAAVAFYSEVVGWKTQPFNADYVMWVGSQGPLGGVMALTDELAQRGVPPHWMAHVQVADVDATARLAAELGGKVHKPPTDIPTVGRFAVLGDPQGAVLSTFAPNQGDMAPHDPARPGEFCWSELMTTDHVAGFDFYAKLFGWKLLDEMDMGPMGTYRIFGLGERRLGGMMRIPQGAPRTPGWLYYTSTDDLAGAVARATGKGGKLLNGPMDVPGGRIAQLLDPQGAAFALHEARKQAP; this is translated from the coding sequence ATGGCAAGCGCGAACGTGGGCTCGTTCGTCTGGTACGAGCACCTGACCCGGGACGTCCCCGCCGCGGTGGCGTTCTACTCCGAGGTGGTCGGCTGGAAGACCCAGCCGTTCAACGCCGACTACGTGATGTGGGTGGGGAGCCAGGGGCCGCTCGGGGGCGTGATGGCGCTGACCGACGAGCTCGCGCAGCGGGGCGTGCCGCCCCACTGGATGGCGCACGTCCAGGTCGCCGACGTGGACGCGACGGCGCGGCTGGCGGCGGAGCTGGGCGGGAAGGTCCACAAGCCGCCCACGGACATCCCGACCGTCGGCCGGTTCGCGGTCCTCGGCGATCCGCAGGGGGCCGTGCTCTCCACCTTCGCTCCCAATCAGGGGGACATGGCGCCGCACGATCCCGCCAGGCCCGGCGAGTTCTGCTGGAGCGAGCTCATGACGACCGACCACGTGGCCGGGTTCGACTTCTACGCGAAGCTCTTCGGGTGGAAGCTCCTCGACGAGATGGACATGGGGCCCATGGGGACCTACCGGATCTTCGGCCTCGGCGAGCGGCGGCTCGGGGGCATGATGCGGATCCCGCAGGGCGCTCCGAGGACGCCGGGGTGGCTCTACTACACCTCGACCGACGACCTCGCGGGCGCCGTCGCGCGGGCGACCGGCAAGGGCGGGAAGCTCCTGAACGGCCCCATGGACGTGCCCGGCGGCCGCATCGCGCAGCTCCTCGATCCGCAGGGCGCGGCCTTCGCGCTGCACGAGGCCAGGAAGCAGGCGCCGTAG
- a CDS encoding ATP-binding response regulator, with protein MSGDASSPAAPALEPRVLAEQVRILYARAPVAQVTVVVNAAIVSWVFRRLVPPALSLAWMGALWALAALRLGLLRRYRRAPGGPAEAPVWARRFTLGALLTGAGWGAAALVFYTPSLPLHQMFLAFVLGGMTAGAASSNASYSPAFFAFAGPALLPMALRLAAAGEPVQASMAFLVALFGFAIAAISRSGGCAIQDAIRLRFRNEVLLESLTQAQRRLQDANADLEQRVRERTGELERLLEVSTEAREALRESDRRKDHFLAVLSHELRNPLAPIVNSLALLDRYPSGSRQAALAREVLGRQTGHLARLVDDLLDLTRISKGKIELRRARLELGEVARRACEDHRTLLQDQGIALRVEGSGALWVDADATRIAQVIGNLLQNAAKFGSPGGTVVVQVAQVQGEAVIRVRDDGAGISPDLLPRLFEPFVQAEVSLARSRGGLGLGLALAKSLVELHGGRIEAHSDGLGRGSEFVLSLPLAAACQPSAPGPVRAEGGRALEVLVIEDNRDEAASLAALLEAEGHRVHVAADGQTGIAKAHELEPAVILCDIGLPDVDGYEVARTLRSGHHNCARLIALSGYALPEDRRRAEEAGFDAHVAKPPAVEALLDLVRTGAGR; from the coding sequence GTGAGCGGCGACGCCTCCTCCCCGGCGGCTCCGGCGCTCGAGCCGCGCGTGCTCGCCGAGCAGGTCCGGATCCTCTACGCGCGCGCCCCCGTCGCGCAGGTGACGGTGGTGGTGAACGCGGCGATCGTCTCCTGGGTCTTCCGGCGCCTGGTCCCGCCGGCGCTCTCGCTCGCCTGGATGGGCGCGCTCTGGGCGCTGGCGGCCCTGCGGCTCGGGCTCCTCCGCAGGTACCGCCGAGCCCCCGGAGGCCCCGCCGAGGCGCCGGTCTGGGCGCGGCGCTTCACGCTGGGGGCCCTCCTCACGGGAGCCGGCTGGGGCGCCGCCGCCCTCGTCTTCTACACGCCGAGCCTGCCGCTCCATCAGATGTTCCTCGCCTTCGTCCTCGGGGGCATGACCGCCGGCGCGGCCTCCAGCAACGCCAGCTACTCGCCGGCCTTCTTCGCGTTCGCCGGCCCCGCGCTCCTGCCGATGGCGCTCCGGCTGGCGGCGGCGGGCGAGCCGGTCCAGGCCTCCATGGCGTTCCTGGTGGCGCTGTTCGGGTTCGCCATCGCCGCGATCTCGCGCAGCGGAGGCTGCGCCATCCAGGACGCCATCCGGCTCCGGTTCCGCAACGAGGTCCTGCTCGAGTCCCTCACCCAGGCGCAGCGGCGCCTGCAGGACGCCAACGCCGACCTCGAGCAGCGCGTCCGCGAGCGCACCGGCGAGCTCGAGCGGCTGCTCGAGGTCAGCACCGAGGCGCGCGAGGCCTTGCGCGAGTCGGATCGGAGGAAGGACCACTTCCTCGCCGTCCTCTCGCACGAGCTCCGGAACCCGCTCGCGCCGATCGTCAACTCGCTCGCGCTGCTGGATCGCTACCCGAGCGGCAGCCGGCAAGCGGCGCTGGCGCGCGAGGTCCTCGGCCGGCAGACCGGCCACCTGGCCCGGCTCGTGGACGATCTCCTCGACCTGACCCGGATCTCGAAGGGCAAGATCGAGCTCCGGCGCGCGCGCCTCGAGCTGGGCGAGGTCGCCCGGCGCGCCTGCGAGGACCACCGGACCCTGCTCCAGGACCAGGGCATCGCGCTCCGCGTCGAGGGCTCCGGCGCGCTCTGGGTCGACGCCGACGCGACCCGCATCGCGCAGGTGATCGGCAACCTGCTCCAGAACGCGGCCAAGTTCGGCAGCCCGGGCGGTACCGTGGTGGTCCAGGTGGCCCAGGTCCAGGGCGAGGCGGTGATCCGGGTGCGGGACGACGGCGCCGGGATCTCGCCCGACCTGCTGCCGCGGCTCTTCGAGCCGTTCGTCCAGGCCGAGGTGAGCCTGGCGCGGAGCCGGGGAGGGCTCGGGCTGGGGCTCGCGCTGGCGAAGAGCCTGGTGGAGCTGCACGGCGGCCGGATCGAGGCCCATAGCGACGGGCTGGGGCGCGGCTCCGAGTTCGTGCTGAGCCTGCCGCTCGCCGCGGCGTGCCAGCCGTCCGCCCCCGGACCGGTCCGGGCGGAGGGCGGGCGCGCGCTGGAGGTGCTGGTCATCGAGGACAACCGGGACGAGGCCGCCTCCCTCGCGGCGCTCCTCGAGGCCGAGGGCCACCGCGTGCACGTCGCGGCCGACGGGCAGACCGGGATCGCGAAGGCTCACGAGCTGGAGCCGGCGGTCATCCTGTGCGACATCGGCCTGCCCGACGTGGACGGATACGAGGTGGCCCGGACGCTCCGGAGCGGCCACCACAACTGCGCGCGGCTCATCGCCCTCTCCGGCTACGCGCTGCCCGAGGATCGCCGGCGGGCCGAGGAGGCGGGCTTCGACGCCCACGTCGCCAAGCCGCCCGCGGTGGAGGCGCTCCTCGACCTGGTCCGGACCGGCGCCGGCCGCTGA
- a CDS encoding alpha/beta fold hydrolase, translating to MAGMSEEELLATAAPPEVGWRPARRVGELTVQDGVFESPERRLPARVREARVRRLARAGEPPRAALVLLASSGDQGYLVRTELVRPLLSRGVAVFLLENAYYGGRRPAGQGGYEARTVCDLSLMGLATVKEAKALLALARRECERTCVAGYSMGGNMTAVVAATVPFAVAAVPMAPSASPAPVFTEGALRVWPDLRALAVERDDEEAARERLRAWLARFDATLLPIPRAPGAAIVVGTRHDGFVPPREMERLAAHWRCELRWLEAGHASGYLFYRDELRRAILDALGRLEERV from the coding sequence ATGGCAGGGATGTCGGAGGAGGAGCTGCTCGCGACGGCCGCGCCGCCCGAGGTGGGCTGGCGTCCGGCGCGCCGGGTCGGGGAGCTCACGGTCCAGGACGGGGTCTTCGAGAGCCCGGAGCGGCGGCTGCCTGCGCGGGTGCGCGAGGCCCGGGTGCGCCGGCTGGCGCGGGCCGGCGAGCCACCGCGGGCCGCGCTGGTGCTCCTCGCCTCGAGCGGCGATCAGGGCTACCTGGTGCGGACCGAGCTGGTTCGCCCGCTCCTGTCGCGAGGTGTCGCGGTCTTCCTGCTCGAGAACGCCTACTACGGCGGGCGGCGCCCTGCCGGCCAGGGCGGCTACGAGGCGCGGACGGTCTGCGATCTCTCGCTCATGGGGCTCGCCACCGTGAAGGAGGCGAAGGCGCTGCTCGCGCTGGCGCGGCGCGAGTGCGAGCGGACGTGCGTCGCGGGCTACAGCATGGGCGGCAACATGACGGCGGTGGTGGCCGCCACCGTGCCCTTCGCCGTGGCGGCGGTCCCGATGGCCCCCTCGGCCTCTCCGGCGCCGGTCTTCACCGAGGGGGCGCTGCGCGTCTGGCCGGACCTGCGGGCCCTGGCGGTCGAGCGCGACGACGAGGAGGCCGCGCGAGAGCGGCTGCGCGCCTGGCTGGCGCGCTTCGACGCGACGCTGCTGCCGATCCCTCGCGCACCGGGCGCGGCCATCGTGGTGGGGACGCGCCACGACGGCTTCGTGCCGCCGCGGGAGATGGAGCGGCTCGCCGCCCACTGGCGCTGCGAGCTGCGCTGGCTCGAGGCGGGCCACGCGTCCGGCTACCTGTTCTACCGGGACGAGCTGCGGCGAGCGATCCTCGACGCCCTCGGCCGCCTCGAGGAGCGCGTGTGA
- a CDS encoding GFA family protein — MAEKTYEGGCHCGAVRYRVTAEVERAVSCNCSICSKTGALLAFAPAERFELLRGADALTDYQWGKKRIHHTFCRHCGVRSFARGEKPGGGEMVAFNLRCVDGVDLGAIPVVSHDGRSTPID, encoded by the coding sequence ATGGCGGAGAAGACCTACGAGGGCGGCTGTCACTGCGGCGCGGTGCGCTACCGCGTCACGGCGGAGGTCGAGCGGGCGGTGAGCTGCAACTGCTCGATCTGCTCCAAGACCGGCGCCCTGCTCGCCTTCGCGCCGGCGGAGCGGTTCGAGCTGCTCCGGGGCGCGGACGCCCTCACCGACTACCAGTGGGGCAAGAAGCGCATCCACCACACGTTCTGCCGGCACTGCGGGGTCCGCTCCTTCGCGCGCGGCGAGAAGCCGGGCGGGGGCGAGATGGTGGCCTTCAACCTGCGCTGCGTGGACGGGGTCGACCTGGGCGCCATCCCGGTGGTGAGCCACGACGGGCGGAGCACGCCGATCGACTGA